One genomic window of Luteitalea pratensis includes the following:
- a CDS encoding SGNH/GDSL hydrolase family protein, producing the protein MPHVVLAGDSIFDNARYTEEGPDVVSQVRGLLPPGWEATLLAVDGATTDDVASQVGRLPEQATHLVLSVGGNNALMHIGILETPVSSMTKTVGALADIASDFERRYRVAIAACLDTALPLAVCTIYNGCFDDRVFQRLASTVLTVFNDAIIRVAIDHSLPVIDLRSVCVTREDYANPIEPSSVGGEKIARVIVGLVCETRATVPATRIIVQ; encoded by the coding sequence ATGCCTCATGTGGTACTCGCCGGTGATTCGATCTTTGACAACGCCAGGTATACGGAAGAAGGGCCCGACGTCGTGTCACAGGTCCGTGGACTGTTGCCGCCTGGCTGGGAAGCCACGCTGTTGGCCGTCGATGGAGCGACCACTGATGATGTTGCGAGCCAGGTCGGCCGCCTCCCGGAACAGGCGACACACCTCGTGCTCAGCGTCGGTGGCAACAACGCCCTGATGCACATCGGGATTCTTGAGACTCCGGTATCGTCAATGACGAAGACCGTCGGAGCATTGGCCGACATTGCGTCGGACTTCGAGAGACGTTATCGAGTGGCCATTGCAGCCTGCCTGGACACGGCCCTTCCCCTGGCCGTGTGTACGATTTACAACGGGTGTTTCGACGACAGGGTTTTCCAGCGCCTGGCGTCCACGGTACTCACGGTATTCAACGACGCGATCATTCGGGTGGCCATTGACCACTCCCTTCCTGTCATCGACCTTCGCTCGGTGTGTGTCACCAGGGAAGACTATGCCAACCCGATCGAACCATCGTCGGTGGGTGGGGAGAAGATCGCCCGAGTCATAGTCGGACTTGTATGTGAAACCAGGGCGACTGTGCCGGCTACCCGGATCATTGTCCAGTGA
- a CDS encoding alpha/beta fold hydrolase, giving the protein MTRHVTLLLLAALLLAPGVALAQQDSTFVSDGVELHYRSAGTGTPAVLLSGGPGFRVDYMIPVGDFLPAGYRRIFLEQRGTGKSRPAVFDPAGLTLQMVVEDLEALRLHLKQDRLLLVGHSWGGMLAMAYAATHPDRVDRLVLIGSGGPTLEFTQWFNDNIEMRLRPEDSEARNYWQAAAKKGVDGDKAAMEAVRAILPGYFFDRKQSLAFAAAIQDGALHPDVNAGLFGDLAKQYDLRDGLRKLNRQVLIVQGHQDPIGDKTAEDIHALIAGSTLTYFNKAGHFPWIEQPEEFRRVVGAFLGRQ; this is encoded by the coding sequence ATGACTCGACATGTGACGCTGCTCCTCCTCGCCGCGCTTCTCCTCGCCCCGGGCGTGGCGCTCGCCCAGCAGGACAGCACGTTCGTGTCCGACGGCGTCGAGCTCCATTACCGAAGCGCAGGCACGGGAACGCCTGCCGTTCTTCTCAGCGGTGGGCCTGGGTTCCGGGTCGATTACATGATCCCGGTCGGCGATTTTCTGCCGGCCGGCTATCGGCGCATCTTCCTCGAGCAGCGTGGCACGGGTAAGTCGCGGCCAGCCGTCTTCGACCCCGCCGGCCTGACGCTCCAGATGGTCGTCGAAGACCTCGAGGCGCTGCGACTACACCTGAAACAAGACCGGCTTCTCCTCGTCGGCCACTCGTGGGGCGGCATGCTGGCCATGGCCTACGCGGCCACCCACCCGGACCGCGTCGACCGACTCGTCCTCATCGGGTCGGGCGGGCCGACGCTCGAGTTCACGCAGTGGTTCAACGACAACATCGAGATGCGGCTACGCCCCGAGGATAGCGAGGCGAGAAACTACTGGCAGGCGGCAGCCAAGAAAGGCGTCGATGGCGACAAGGCAGCGATGGAAGCCGTCCGCGCGATTTTGCCCGGATACTTTTTCGATCGCAAGCAGAGCCTGGCCTTCGCGGCGGCGATCCAGGACGGCGCGCTGCACCCGGACGTCAACGCGGGCCTGTTCGGAGATCTCGCGAAGCAGTACGACCTCCGGGACGGACTGCGCAAGCTGAATCGCCAGGTGCTGATCGTCCAGGGACACCAGGATCCCATCGGCGACAAGACGGCCGAAGATATCCACGCGCTCATCGCCGGCTCGACGCTGACGTATTTCAACAAGGCCGGACACTTTCCGTGGATCGAACAGCCGGAAGAGTTTCGGCGCGTCGTCGGTGCGTTCCTCGGCCGGCAGTGA
- a CDS encoding oxygenase MpaB family protein, translated as MEEAKSRVQPSRWSDDGFLDALRLQGDALADAAVARLKREDYRHLFAQMDTDSAPLPHHVAAPLRAFFEATHGMPTLDGTPVDAARLHAGEQVFCTHAFPAALVLIAASLPQGYAARNLAEILMISGDLQHHAYRRLLGVLQMVVNVTRAGGFEAGGAAVVTAQKLRLLHAGVRRIAHGQARLRDYQRTYGVPVNHEAMLATIMGFSLLVIDGFERLDIPLTPAQAEDYDYIWRVFAQLMGIHPEGDRNGTAYVPATGRSVERPRCRSSSSRRGSAIGSSGSQRRHLG; from the coding sequence GTGGAGGAGGCGAAATCGCGGGTGCAGCCGTCACGGTGGTCCGACGATGGGTTCCTGGATGCCCTGCGGCTCCAGGGCGACGCGCTGGCCGACGCGGCCGTCGCCCGGCTGAAGCGCGAGGACTACCGGCACCTGTTCGCGCAGATGGACACCGACAGCGCGCCGCTGCCCCATCACGTCGCCGCGCCGCTGCGCGCGTTCTTCGAGGCCACCCACGGCATGCCGACCCTCGACGGCACGCCCGTCGATGCCGCGCGCCTGCATGCCGGAGAGCAGGTGTTCTGCACCCACGCGTTCCCGGCGGCGCTGGTGCTGATCGCCGCGAGCCTGCCGCAGGGCTACGCGGCACGCAACCTGGCCGAGATCCTGATGATCTCGGGAGACCTGCAGCACCACGCCTACCGACGACTGCTCGGCGTGCTGCAGATGGTGGTCAACGTCACCCGGGCCGGCGGCTTCGAGGCGGGTGGGGCGGCGGTGGTGACCGCGCAGAAGCTGCGGCTGCTGCATGCCGGTGTCCGACGGATCGCGCACGGCCAGGCGCGCCTCCGCGACTATCAGCGGACCTACGGCGTGCCCGTGAACCACGAGGCCATGCTGGCCACGATCATGGGGTTCTCGCTGCTCGTGATCGACGGCTTCGAGCGGCTGGACATCCCGCTCACACCGGCGCAGGCCGAGGACTACGACTACATCTGGCGGGTCTTCGCGCAGTTGATGGGCATACATCCCGAGGGCGACCGCAACGGCACGGCGTACGTACCGGCGACCGGCAGGTCCGTGGAAAGACCGAGATGCCGGAGCTCGTCATCCCGGCGGGGCAGCGCGATCGGCTCGAGCGGGTCTCAGCGCCGCCATCTCGGGTGA
- a CDS encoding toll/interleukin-1 receptor domain-containing protein, with amino-acid sequence MADIFLSYAREDIARVRLIVAALESHGWTVFWDRHIPHGQDFNAYLQARLDEAKCVIVAWSKASIASQFVRDEAGEGKLRLVPLLLADVRPPLGFRQLQTANLTDWSGDASHEEFSRFVESVRAIVGASTPPKASRRVDAYVSYVSLDNVPESAGRNGWVTNFVRALETRGRQRLGREFKVYWYPWLEGKAPFPEGLLKQLHDVMAFVPIVSNHYVESKWAARELAEFCDAAQSQGGTRVRDRSRIFKVLKSPVPTASQPRELQSLLGYEFFTLDPESGKVQEFDKPFGPDAQQQYWLKLDDLARDLVNLLGILESEAPSGKP; translated from the coding sequence GTGGCGGACATCTTTCTCAGTTACGCCCGCGAAGACATCGCCCGTGTCCGTTTGATTGTGGCGGCGCTCGAGTCCCACGGTTGGACCGTCTTCTGGGATCGACACATTCCGCATGGACAGGACTTCAACGCCTATCTTCAGGCGCGGCTCGACGAGGCGAAATGCGTCATCGTCGCGTGGTCGAAGGCGTCGATCGCGTCGCAGTTCGTTCGTGACGAAGCCGGTGAGGGCAAGCTTCGACTGGTGCCGCTCCTCCTGGCCGATGTCCGGCCGCCTCTCGGTTTTCGGCAACTGCAGACGGCAAACCTCACCGACTGGAGCGGTGACGCCTCTCACGAAGAATTCAGCCGCTTCGTCGAGTCAGTCCGGGCCATCGTTGGCGCCTCCACCCCACCGAAGGCATCACGTCGAGTGGACGCCTACGTCAGTTATGTCTCCCTCGACAATGTTCCGGAGAGCGCGGGACGCAACGGCTGGGTGACGAATTTCGTGCGCGCGCTCGAGACGCGAGGCAGGCAGCGTCTTGGCCGCGAGTTCAAGGTGTACTGGTACCCGTGGCTGGAAGGCAAAGCCCCCTTTCCGGAGGGCCTGCTCAAGCAACTCCACGACGTGATGGCGTTCGTGCCGATTGTGTCCAACCACTATGTCGAGTCGAAATGGGCGGCGCGCGAGCTCGCGGAGTTCTGCGATGCGGCGCAATCACAAGGGGGCACCCGGGTTCGAGATCGCTCTCGAATATTCAAGGTGCTAAAAAGCCCGGTTCCCACCGCGAGTCAGCCACGCGAGTTGCAGTCGTTGCTCGGGTACGAGTTCTTCACGCTCGATCCGGAGAGTGGCAAGGTCCAGGAGTTCGACAAGCCCTTCGGTCCCGACGCACAACAGCAGTACTGGCTGAAGCTCGACGATCTCGCACGGGATCTCGTGAACCTTCTGGGAATCCTCGAATCCGAGGCGCCTAGCGGGAAACCGTGA
- a CDS encoding FAD-binding protein, with product MRIHRREFLRAAGVAALRPSWPTFAQEASGTIVNDIHSQLNATRIRRVVEVDSLNGLQAAVRSAAAEQTGICISGGRHAMGGQQFASGTTMLDMRRYSRVLGLDRARGIVEVESGIMWPALMNELHRRQAGLSQQWAIAQKQTGADRLTIGGAVAANVHGRGLKMKPFVGDIDSFVLIDATGNPRTCSRRENAELFKLAIGGYGLFGPVATVKLRLMRRQKIQRVVEVRNIDDLPAAFGQRIADGFLFGDFQFAIDEKSDDFLRRGVFSCYKPVDPATPTPSGQKELVDDDWQRLLLAAHADKTAAFQQYAAYYLSTNGQVYWSDTHQLSAYRDDYHKFIDARVGGKDQATEMITEIYVPRALLPGFMREVAERFRINGVPIIYGTVRLIEADDESFLAWAKQSYACIIFNLHVVHTPQGVDQAAAAFRDLIEMAIARDGRYYLTYHRYATRAQVEACYPQLTDFLELKKKYDPDERFQSEWYRFYRTMFADRL from the coding sequence ATGCGCATCCACCGCCGCGAATTCCTGAGGGCCGCCGGGGTCGCCGCCCTGAGGCCGAGCTGGCCGACGTTCGCTCAGGAGGCATCCGGCACGATCGTCAACGACATCCACTCGCAACTCAATGCGACCCGCATTCGGCGCGTTGTCGAAGTCGATTCGCTGAACGGGCTGCAGGCGGCGGTTCGGAGTGCAGCGGCCGAACAAACCGGTATCTGCATATCAGGTGGGCGGCACGCGATGGGCGGCCAACAGTTCGCGTCTGGCACGACGATGCTGGATATGCGGCGCTACTCGAGGGTTCTGGGGCTCGATCGCGCCCGCGGCATCGTCGAAGTCGAGTCCGGCATCATGTGGCCGGCGCTTATGAACGAGCTCCACAGACGCCAGGCCGGCTTGTCGCAGCAATGGGCCATCGCTCAGAAGCAGACCGGCGCCGACCGGCTCACGATCGGGGGCGCGGTCGCGGCCAACGTCCACGGTCGCGGGCTCAAGATGAAGCCGTTCGTAGGCGACATCGACTCGTTCGTTCTGATCGACGCGACAGGGAATCCTCGTACGTGCAGCCGCCGTGAAAACGCGGAGCTCTTCAAGCTGGCGATCGGTGGCTACGGTCTGTTCGGCCCCGTCGCGACGGTCAAGCTCCGCCTCATGCGGCGGCAGAAGATTCAGCGGGTCGTCGAAGTGCGGAACATCGATGATTTGCCGGCAGCCTTCGGCCAACGCATCGCCGATGGCTTTCTGTTCGGCGATTTCCAATTCGCCATCGATGAGAAGTCCGATGACTTTCTTCGCCGCGGCGTCTTCTCCTGCTACAAGCCGGTCGACCCGGCAACGCCGACTCCCTCGGGACAGAAGGAGCTCGTCGACGACGACTGGCAGCGGCTGCTGCTGGCAGCCCACGCCGACAAGACTGCGGCCTTCCAGCAGTACGCGGCGTACTATCTGTCGACGAATGGCCAGGTGTACTGGTCGGATACCCATCAACTCAGCGCGTATCGCGACGACTACCACAAGTTCATAGATGCGCGCGTCGGTGGCAAGGACCAGGCGACCGAGATGATCACGGAAATCTACGTCCCGCGTGCGCTGCTCCCGGGCTTCATGCGCGAGGTGGCCGAGAGGTTCCGGATCAACGGCGTGCCCATTATTTACGGCACTGTCCGGCTGATTGAAGCAGACGACGAAAGCTTTCTTGCGTGGGCAAAGCAATCGTACGCCTGCATCATCTTCAATCTGCACGTCGTCCACACGCCGCAGGGAGTAGACCAGGCGGCGGCGGCGTTCCGCGATCTCATCGAGATGGCGATCGCGCGCGACGGCCGGTATTACCTCACCTACCACCGCTACGCGACTCGCGCCCAGGTGGAGGCGTGCTACCCGCAGCTGACTGACTTCCTCGAGCTGAAGAAGAAATACGATCCGGACGAACGGTTTCAAAGCGAGTGGTATCGGTTCTACCGAACGATGTTCGCAGACAGACTGTGA
- a CDS encoding CocE/NonD family hydrolase: MTPDGRRPRYAIALWALLGLFGLRVAGQLLIAIGAGGFLPPWEEWFSGALPYPALLTSQLLIICLYGAIARDLTRGYGFFAVSRRRLGSALLAFGWLYFSVMVIRYVMRMTLYPAERWWGGSIPIVFHGVLASFILVFGAYHWRSGPPTPAWRYPKGARLAQGAAWLFIAAGIGGWIAYQLAPTFLAGVLDVRSAEYAVRIDRAVVMTSSDGVALVSDVYRPVRVGRTPTILVRIPFSKTIVNSLFATVVGRFWAERGYTTVIQGTRGRYESGGRHYPLIDERRDGQETLAWLKTQPWFDGRLGMWGGSAFGHTQWVLADQLPSPPSGRSALMVQIASTDFHGMFYPGGAFSLASALFWAVRSRGAEDETPDSRTLQRGFDGVPLIEADDRAVADIPFFNDWVRHSDRDAYWQAIDGDRRAALLQGPVLLTAGWFDPFLPGQLADFVRIRREGRADVAASTRLTVGPWAHAETVTLPGDVRTRNYRLESLAPTIPWFDRQLRSAGRGVQPDAPVRIYVMGANVWRDEQDWPLARARATPFYLRSGGRANSASGDGQLSIDAPSENEPADTFAADPQRPVPTRGGATLGPGAGVARQNDVEMRDDVLVYTTAPLPEDVEVTGPIAATLYVASSAPHTDFTAKLVDVHSDGNAYNVTDGVVRRAYTAHANPADAEPGAIEIMLWPTSMVFRQGHRIRLEVASSNFPRFDSNPNTGAPIASAVATAVARQAVHHGPGAPSRIVLPVVPGPR; this comes from the coding sequence GTGACGCCAGACGGCCGACGCCCGCGCTACGCGATCGCCCTCTGGGCACTCCTCGGCCTGTTCGGCCTTCGAGTCGCCGGGCAGCTATTGATTGCCATCGGTGCCGGCGGCTTCCTGCCTCCGTGGGAAGAGTGGTTTTCAGGCGCGCTTCCCTATCCTGCATTGCTGACCAGCCAGCTGCTGATTATTTGTCTCTATGGAGCCATCGCGCGTGACCTGACACGCGGATACGGTTTCTTCGCCGTCTCACGGCGCCGCCTCGGTTCGGCTTTGCTCGCTTTCGGATGGCTGTACTTCAGCGTCATGGTGATTCGTTACGTCATGCGCATGACGCTGTATCCTGCCGAGCGCTGGTGGGGAGGATCGATCCCGATAGTCTTTCACGGCGTGCTCGCGTCGTTCATTCTGGTGTTCGGCGCCTATCATTGGCGGTCGGGTCCTCCGACTCCGGCCTGGCGGTATCCGAAGGGCGCCCGCCTGGCCCAAGGTGCGGCCTGGCTGTTCATCGCGGCCGGGATCGGTGGATGGATCGCGTACCAGCTGGCGCCGACGTTTCTCGCGGGCGTCCTCGACGTCCGTTCGGCCGAATACGCGGTCCGTATCGACCGCGCTGTCGTGATGACCTCGAGTGACGGAGTCGCCCTGGTATCCGACGTCTATCGTCCCGTGCGCGTCGGCAGGACGCCGACGATCCTCGTACGAATTCCGTTCTCGAAAACCATCGTCAATTCGCTCTTCGCGACCGTTGTCGGTCGCTTCTGGGCCGAGCGTGGATACACGACTGTCATCCAGGGGACGCGTGGACGATACGAATCGGGGGGCCGTCACTATCCGCTCATCGATGAGCGGCGCGATGGGCAGGAGACGCTCGCCTGGCTGAAGACGCAACCATGGTTCGATGGACGCCTGGGGATGTGGGGCGGGTCCGCCTTCGGACACACGCAATGGGTCCTGGCCGACCAACTGCCATCCCCGCCATCGGGCCGCTCCGCGTTGATGGTGCAGATCGCCAGCACGGATTTTCACGGCATGTTCTATCCCGGTGGCGCGTTCTCATTGGCGAGCGCATTGTTTTGGGCGGTCCGAAGCCGCGGCGCCGAGGACGAGACGCCCGATTCGCGGACGCTTCAGCGCGGGTTCGATGGCGTTCCGCTCATCGAGGCCGACGACCGCGCCGTCGCGGACATACCGTTCTTCAACGACTGGGTACGACATTCCGATCGCGATGCGTACTGGCAGGCCATCGACGGCGACCGGCGCGCGGCGCTGTTGCAGGGACCGGTGCTCCTGACGGCCGGGTGGTTCGATCCGTTTCTGCCGGGTCAGCTCGCCGACTTCGTTCGGATCCGGCGCGAGGGCCGTGCTGATGTGGCGGCGTCGACGAGATTGACTGTTGGCCCGTGGGCGCATGCGGAAACCGTCACGCTGCCCGGCGATGTCCGTACCCGCAACTACCGTCTCGAGAGCCTGGCTCCGACGATTCCATGGTTCGATCGTCAGCTTCGTTCGGCTGGACGTGGCGTTCAGCCCGACGCGCCAGTGCGCATCTACGTGATGGGCGCAAACGTGTGGCGCGACGAGCAGGACTGGCCGCTCGCACGCGCGCGGGCGACGCCGTTCTACCTGCGGAGCGGTGGACGCGCGAACTCGGCGTCAGGGGATGGACAGCTGTCGATCGACGCCCCGAGCGAAAACGAGCCGGCGGACACATTCGCGGCCGATCCGCAGCGTCCCGTTCCCACGCGCGGCGGCGCGACGCTTGGTCCTGGCGCCGGCGTGGCGCGACAGAACGACGTCGAGATGCGTGACGACGTCCTCGTCTACACGACCGCGCCGCTGCCGGAGGACGTGGAGGTGACCGGGCCGATCGCCGCGACGCTCTACGTCGCCTCGTCTGCGCCGCACACCGACTTCACCGCCAAACTCGTCGATGTCCACAGTGACGGCAACGCGTACAACGTCACGGACGGCGTTGTCCGGCGTGCCTACACCGCACACGCCAATCCGGCGGACGCCGAGCCGGGGGCGATCGAGATCATGTTGTGGCCCACGAGCATGGTGTTTCGTCAGGGACATCGCATCCGACTGGAAGTGGCGTCCAGCAATTTCCCACGCTTCGATAGCAACCCGAACACAGGCGCCCCGATTGCAAGCGCAGTCGCGACGGCTGTCGCGAGGCAGGCCGTTCATCACGGACCGGGCGCGCCCTCGCGAATCGTCCTGCCGGTTGTTCCCGGGCCTCGATGA
- a CDS encoding DUF6962 family protein: MITEPSTLVTDYLLATLCLWLAWRLRARPLAAHRRAVRLFSAALAATAAGSFAGGTYHGFKIVLSDGVAGAIWTTSTIAIGAAACLLLSAVLTAGVREPARRWLLVAVWGQFAAYALWMLQHDEFVNVIIEYGSALLIIALLYLGLPTLRYHRSARWIIASIVVTIAAAAVQQSGIDVHVYLNHNDLQHLIQMIAVALLYKGGAELRDAVG; encoded by the coding sequence ATGATTACCGAACCCAGCACACTGGTGACCGATTACCTGCTCGCCACCCTGTGCCTGTGGCTCGCGTGGCGCTTACGGGCGAGGCCCCTCGCCGCACATCGGCGGGCGGTCAGGTTGTTCTCAGCGGCACTTGCGGCCACGGCGGCAGGAAGCTTCGCAGGCGGCACCTATCACGGCTTCAAGATCGTTCTCTCGGATGGCGTTGCCGGCGCGATCTGGACGACCAGCACGATCGCGATCGGCGCAGCGGCGTGCCTGTTGCTGTCTGCGGTGTTGACCGCCGGCGTGCGCGAGCCGGCGCGGCGTTGGCTGCTGGTTGCGGTATGGGGACAGTTTGCGGCGTACGCGCTCTGGATGCTCCAGCACGATGAGTTCGTGAATGTCATCATCGAGTACGGTTCGGCCCTGCTCATTATCGCGTTGCTCTACCTCGGTCTTCCGACGCTGCGGTATCACCGGTCGGCTCGATGGATCATCGCCAGTATCGTCGTGACGATCGCCGCAGCCGCAGTGCAACAGAGTGGAATCGATGTGCACGTCTACCTGAATCACAACGACTTGCAACACCTCATACAGATGATCGCGGTCGCGCTGCTCTACAAAGGTGGCGCGGAGCTTCGTGATGCGGTGGGTTAA
- a CDS encoding PEP-CTERM sorting domain-containing protein, producing the protein MGTILQTSTTVQPATDTVNIPLAPLVITITNQNGGGSGAFVVNGNIAVTRSDTSGFLSTFVPGSVNPPSLTVPEPSSFAMVGLAFASLALARRRRFSR; encoded by the coding sequence TTGGGCACCATCCTCCAAACTTCGACAACGGTGCAACCTGCCACGGATACCGTAAATATTCCGTTGGCTCCCCTCGTCATCACTATCACCAACCAAAATGGGGGAGGCAGTGGTGCGTTCGTCGTCAACGGAAATATCGCAGTCACGCGATCCGATACGAGCGGGTTCCTCAGCACTTTCGTACCAGGCTCCGTCAACCCGCCGAGCTTAACCGTACCGGAGCCGTCATCCTTCGCCATGGTCGGGCTGGCATTCGCCTCGCTGGCACTCGCCCGCCGGCGCCGTTTTTCGCGGTGA
- a CDS encoding serine hydrolase domain-containing protein, with protein sequence MRRTIAAASIFAVTLVSLTISAQQRTAPTPAAQGARPQSSATYFPDRFEWQHKRPEEVGMNAALVAEAVKAAASQEIAGNRDLALEAATTFGRNEPFDTVIGPLKPRGPASGVIVHNGYIVAEWGEPIRVDVTNSVTKTFLTTVIGLAWQRGLIRDVNDYARDYMPPGVDLFEAEHNQKIKWDHLLRQTSDWQGTLWGKPDWADRPEGKTAADWPNRPLREPGTHFKYNDVRVNAMSLAALQVWRRPLPAVLNEMVMEPIGASSTWRWYGYENSWVDIDGQKVQSVSGGGHWGGGIFINAYDMARFGYLFLHNGKWKDRQIVSEKWIEMARTPGPANQNYGYANWYLNTDGKQVPTAPTSAVRFVGNGNNIIYIDWQNDLVIVTRWSNGLNDLVEKTIASLKRSPTTAGQ encoded by the coding sequence ATGAGACGCACGATCGCGGCCGCTTCAATCTTCGCCGTCACCCTGGTGTCGCTGACCATTTCTGCGCAGCAGCGCACAGCGCCTACGCCGGCCGCGCAGGGCGCGCGGCCACAGTCGTCGGCGACGTACTTCCCGGATCGCTTTGAATGGCAGCACAAGCGCCCTGAGGAAGTCGGCATGAACGCCGCGCTCGTCGCCGAGGCCGTGAAGGCCGCGGCGAGCCAGGAAATCGCCGGCAACCGCGATCTGGCCCTCGAGGCCGCGACGACCTTCGGGAGAAACGAACCGTTCGACACCGTCATCGGTCCGCTCAAGCCGCGCGGACCGGCAAGCGGCGTCATCGTGCACAACGGCTACATCGTCGCCGAGTGGGGCGAGCCGATCCGCGTCGACGTGACCAACAGCGTGACGAAGACGTTTCTCACGACGGTGATCGGCCTTGCCTGGCAGCGAGGGCTGATTCGTGACGTCAACGACTACGCGCGCGACTACATGCCGCCGGGCGTGGATCTCTTCGAAGCCGAGCACAATCAGAAGATCAAGTGGGATCACCTGCTCCGCCAGACGAGCGACTGGCAGGGCACCCTCTGGGGCAAGCCCGACTGGGCGGATCGGCCCGAAGGCAAGACGGCGGCCGACTGGCCGAATCGTCCGCTTCGTGAGCCGGGCACGCATTTCAAGTACAACGACGTCCGCGTCAACGCGATGTCGCTCGCGGCGCTGCAGGTCTGGCGTCGTCCGCTGCCCGCGGTGTTGAACGAGATGGTGATGGAGCCAATCGGCGCGTCGTCGACCTGGCGTTGGTACGGGTACGAAAATTCCTGGGTCGATATCGACGGACAGAAAGTGCAGTCGGTGTCGGGCGGTGGACACTGGGGCGGCGGCATATTCATCAACGCCTATGACATGGCGCGCTTCGGGTACCTCTTCCTGCACAATGGGAAGTGGAAGGATCGCCAGATCGTGTCGGAGAAGTGGATCGAGATGGCGAGAACGCCAGGCCCGGCCAATCAGAACTACGGTTATGCCAACTGGTATCTGAACACCGACGGCAAGCAGGTACCGACGGCTCCGACAAGCGCCGTGCGATTTGTCGGCAACGGCAACAACATCATCTACATCGACTGGCAGAACGATCTCGTCATCGTCACACGCTGGTCGAACGGCTTGAACGATCTCGTTGAGAAGACGATCGCATCGCTCAAGCGCTCGCCCACGACTGCGGGCCAGTAA
- a CDS encoding DoxX family protein, whose translation MEDVKGARWPLIAITVLRVFVGWHFLYEGLAKLTSPSWSAAGYMKQSRGPFAELFRWLAAQPNLLANADLITMWGLTLVGLCLILGLFTRLASIGGIAFLSMFYLCNPPFVGYFYSIPTEGSYLVVNKNLVELCALVVIFATGSGRFAGLDRILHGLFARRPRLATA comes from the coding sequence ATGGAAGACGTCAAAGGCGCCCGCTGGCCTCTCATCGCGATTACGGTGTTGCGGGTGTTCGTGGGGTGGCACTTCTTGTACGAGGGCCTCGCCAAACTGACGTCGCCCTCGTGGTCGGCAGCGGGCTACATGAAGCAGTCGCGCGGTCCCTTCGCGGAGCTGTTCCGGTGGCTGGCCGCGCAGCCGAACCTGCTCGCCAACGCCGACCTCATCACGATGTGGGGGCTGACGCTGGTCGGGCTCTGCCTGATTCTGGGTCTGTTCACGCGGCTGGCGAGCATCGGCGGGATCGCGTTCCTGTCGATGTTCTATCTGTGCAACCCGCCGTTTGTGGGCTACTTCTATTCGATTCCCACCGAAGGCAGCTATCTCGTGGTGAACAAGAACCTGGTGGAGCTGTGCGCGCTCGTCGTCATCTTCGCGACAGGAAGCGGCCGCTTCGCCGGCCTCGACCGCATTCTGCACGGCCTCTTCGCCCGGCGGCCCCGGCTCGCCACCGCGTGA